The region CTGATTTGACTGGAACAAGCCAAATAAGGCAGGATATTGATAATGGTGACCGTTTTCCGTGTAGTTTTACTCCctcgtatattaaaaaaacatattttgttggACAAGAGAACTAAAGAtgcttgaaaataatttttttatgtcatcACATTAATTAGATGAACCTTAACAGCCATTGTTTTAAGCATGTGTTGGGtggttttttttacttttccagGGGGTGTAAAGTGGGGTGGATTGTGGGGGCAGTGAGGGATCAAGGCGAGGGCGCAATGAATCGTAAATTGAACCCATACATTATAGCTAAATCTAAATTCTAAAGAAATTATCATCTGTTCCCGCTCTATTTTCAGATTCGCTATTATACGCCCTCTCTATTTAAAAACCCTAGGGAAAACATTcaccgcgggggggggggctactaaaaaaatatatttacggTGATCGTGACCATAATCAACTCACCCTATTAATTGTTCTTTCTCATTACACTACTTATCAGAAATCAATTATAATCATAACCCGGTTAACATTGTCCTAAGAATCACTTAACATCTACCGTAGATTTCAGGTTTTTCAAACGTTTTGTGTCACTTTTTCTGGGCTGTGCCAATACATTAACCTTCAACCCGGTTTAATTTAAATACAATGTTCaataatgttcaaattttattttatacatttccgttaaaaaaaattacaatataagcatatcaaatcataacaaataaaatgcatatacaGAGGACAAACATAGAGAATGcaaaatacattataaaaatGTGTTGGGGTCAAAATAAGGTAATTAGAACGTAAAAGATTGTCCCCATACTTCACAAAATAATGTGGGAGTAaatacaattatgaataatctCCAATCTTGCacacatttcaaattttgcactATATTACTCTTTACGTAATGTAGGCTATATTTGTCTTTTTCTTGCCATTCTTATCCATCTTGCAGAACTTTGTTCCCGCCATTCTACCCTACAACATGAATTATCTTTAACAAGCCTTTGGTGCCTCTAATTTGTCAAATTCTCTGTTTGTTTTAAATGGAATATTTTCTATGCTATGATTATTTAATGTTTCCAATAAGGCCTACATCAAGACGGCAATTCTCGGCTGGGACATCGCTCTCACCAACCCTCAACAACAATGCAAGCTCTTcagcaacatcaacaacaaTCGACTTTGCATCAGATGATGAGAAATAATCGGCAGCAGTTGCAACAACAGCAACAGCAACATGTCTCGCAGATGAACGAGAACACCACATCTCGGGCACTGAGTCAGCTGCAATCACAACACCTCCAGCAACAGCAGCAACAtcaacagcagcaacaacagcaaCATCATTCACAACAACAGCATCAACTTCAGCAATACAACATCGACCCGGGCTTACTGCAACAAATCTCACAAGGTAATTGAAAGGAATATGTATTTTCAAGGGAGGTCTGTAAAATTGCTGCCATTTGAAAAAGGGTGTTTTTCATTAATCTGTACAgccaaaaaataaattcatggaTAGCATATTCCAGGCTTGTTCATACACATTGTTCAATATCCTTTCTCCTTCACAGTCATTAATTCTCAAACCCAACTTCAAAACGCCAGCCACCTTCAACTTGCCTCACCAACCcagcaacaacagcagcagcaacaacaacaacaacataccACAACTGTGGGCCAACAAATCTTGCCTGAATTCACCCTACCACTTAATGCTATCACCGCCATCTCGTCGCAGAGCCCCTCCAAGCTGGAAACGAGTGAGCTCCAGATGCTCGTCATGGCGCAACCAGTCAAGGGTCAAGGGTCAGTGACCGGAAATCACACCACCGCGGTCACTACATCAGGAAGTGACATTGGGTCAACGAACATCAGTATCAAACAGGTCACACCTTCATCTTGTGCTAATGATTCTTCGAATAGATCATCTGAAGGTAAGATGCAATCACTGCtcaaaaaatcactttcaagaCAATTATCTTTGACAATGAGGATAAGAATGAGAGTGAATGAATCATATTTGATAAAAGATATAAACAatgtttttaatgtttcatttgttatGCTACATTATAAGTAAAATCGCGATATTGATGATATGAATGGAAATTAAGACAAATTTGAAGGtgcatcaatttcaatttgccTTCAGAAGTAGGGTATTCTTGACATTGTATTGACTTTGACGACATCCCTTTATTACCTGAAATCCGAACGATAGAGGGCTTACTCCTACAAAGCGATGATGCAGACATTGGTCGAATATAGGCTATTAGTTTGCAGCACGCTTGCTATTCTTTGGACATTGTGAATTCTACAAGTcaattaatataattatcaaaGTCTGTAGAAGACACCCTTTaccatacaaaattttcagcccAATATTCTACAACTCCTGATAACATGGATAACGTGCAATTACAGCTAGGCGTTTCGAGAGAACGAACATTGCGAGGGACACTTATATCTCTCGCCTCACTATAATCGCTAATTTCATTAAGTTTGTATTTTCTTATCTATTTCCATCTTTTATCgtttatttcttcttctccattctttctttctactccttttctcccccccccctccgattAGATCTTGATTTACCAAGTCGTGTACTTGACTTCAGTAGCAGTATTGCAGACAGTACGGTAACCAATCAGCTTCATACCAGTCAGATCAAGGTCCACCGAAACACAAGACGAGACGAACATACAACATTGCCAACTAATAATGCCACACTCGAAGGATACTCCGTGGCTACACGTGTAGTGCCTGTTACTGCGAACATATGAACTCCACACATTCCATTCTCATTCCAAACACCGTGGCAATTTATATTGTGatttaaaaacacaattttttaaattcaagctCACTACTTAGATTTGCTTCTAGTGAGCGCATTGTACGTCGCCGTGTGAATCTGAGGTTCATGAAGAATGATGGTAGAATCGAAGGAGAATCGTATTTGATGGATGCAAATATATTTAATGTGGAAATTCAAAAACAATCGTCGACTTAAGTGTATAGCACTACTGATTTTAATTCTAACGTTTCAAAGAATTACAGAATGATGATAAATGACAGATTGGAATAATGAACACCAAAAAGTCGAACATAAATTTTGGGTTTTTCATCAGAAGGCTTGGGAGCAAAGAACAGTTTAACTGAAAACTTTTATTATTTAACGAAGAAACCGAAGGGAAATGATGGCGATATATAAATAACGAtactgaatgaaatgttgaagGGGTTTTTCAGGATAAATTGATTCATCTTTTATCAGGAATGGATCCGTCATTGATTGCTGATCTGTTGGAGTTGATTCCATGTTGGATTAGATAGCGTTTTCATTGTCGAACTATCATAATGGATATGGATTTAAGATGAACAGCTAATGAAGCAAGCGAATTAATTCAAACCCTTTGTGGAAATCATGATAATAGACTGCATGTAAACAGTTTAATGAATCACAATGGATAATTTTGAATAGTCTAATTGGGATTTATACACATAAGGATTCGAGAAGTGATTTTTAAGACTTATCATACATTGGTTGATGAATAACATTGCCACCGACATAGCAAGGATATATTTCGAACTCATTAACTGTTATGATATGGACTCGACTGAAGTGAAAATAAAGCAGATCAGGAAATGATGATTACGAGGTTACACATTCAAACGATATAGGTTATGATATGACAACGAGGTTATACATTCAAACGATATAGGTTATGATATATGATCATCGAGGTTACACATTCAAACGAAATAGGTCATAATCTGATCACGAGATTATACATTCAAACGAAATGGCTATGATAATGATCACGAGGTTTTATACGAATGATAAAGATTATGCTATGACCACGATGTTTTATACGAATGATATAGGTTATGCTATGATCACGAGGTTTTCTACGAATGGTATAGGTTATGCTATGACCACGAGGTTACACATTAGAACGATATAGGTTATGATAATGATCACGAGTTTACACATTCAAACGAAATAGGCTATGATAATGATCACGAGGTTATATATACGAATGATATAGGTTATGCTATGATCACGAACGTatacataaaaatgatatacgTTATGATAATGGTCAGAAGGTTATATATACGAGCGATACAGGTTATTATATGATCACGAGGTAAAACGTAGGACACGATATGATAACAAGGTCACACGTACGAACGATATAGGTGTGTTATGATCACGAGGTCTTACGAACGGCATCAATAACATTTGAGATTTGTATAATACAATGATATAAACAGATTATAGAGATAAACTAGAAACGATTGTTCTTTCTATTATTTGTATTGATGAATTTAGTTTTAAATGACAGACGGAACAATGTAAAGTAATATACCAAATGTCAAATATTTACAGAACATTGCCATATTTATCACAATCGAACTAATTGACGAAAATACATTGCCTATGGATTTGTAAAATGCATCTTGTTGTAAGATTATTACATTGTTATGGTTTTAAGACACTTTGCTGTCACTATCCATGATGTTTCTGATTGAGAAAGCCAATCTCCTAAGTTTCCTTCATTCAAGGTGCTTGCAAAGCTCGATATTATGtaccaatcatttttttatcaaaccaaagaaagaaaacaattataCCAAAGAAGTATGGCAAAGTAATTTCCTGTGAAATGTCGATTGTATTTAATACCAGTTTATGATTTCATTATATTTAATTACAGAAAACAATAAACCAAAGTGATTGATACGGCATGACAACAATCATACTCGAAAAAGGTCTATTGTATTtccatttaatattttatgttgttgtttgttttagGCGTTCATTTGTATTTACGCCTGGGTAATTTTCTTCATATGAATTTATAATGTTTTAATCAGTGTATTCATTGTGTTCATCAATTtctatcattttcaattcaagCAAACCGTTTTCAGTATATGTATGGTGATGAAGCCTTTGTAAAATATTTAACAAAACCTTGCCAGTATTTTTCGTAGCggtacaaaatattaaatagtAAAACTTgcacagtaggcctacatttacgATTCAAATTTTGTCTTACAATATAGAGTAATTGATCATGGATGTTAGTTCCGTTCGTTTGAATACCTAGATAAAATCATCTATGATGATAAATGTATATTACGCGATATACTGCTAACATGATTGATTTCGAAGTATAATAAGAATTCGATACCAAATTCATAAGAAAAAGGCATAAGTTCTTAAAGTAAgtataaaagaaaacagaattaAGAATAAAACGTAAGAAAATGACAAGTGGAataagtaaacaaaaataaaatgaataaatgaaaacaatattcagagcagaagaaacaaaaaaatactagTACATTCCAATGAAAAAATGTGCAATGGATTTTTTGTCAACGTTACTTTAGCCGTCACATGACAAGAATGGAAGCCGAGCAAATGAAATAAGGCAAATATGACAGTTCTCATAGGTTGTGCTGCCACAATTACTAGTAAAGACTATATCCAAACCATTTTGAGGGTCAATATTTGCTAACGCTTTGGTGGATAAAACTCAGTGTTGTATTTGTAAGGGTTTAGAGGAAATAGAAGTGGTTTGCGTTCTTGGAGATAATGTGTGTTTGGTGTAGTATACTGTAGTGAACACAAACCTAAATATAATCATTAGTATAAGTAATACcctaaaataaatttcatattgaGGTTTTGGCAGGTGCTAATCTGAGGAGGAAGGAGGGGGGTCATGGGAATTACCTTTATTTTTATAAGCCTTGCTGACTCAAATCTTTAGTTAAAATCAAGTATGGACTACAACTTTGAGCaagttgtttaagcccgtcactcgaacaagttgtttaaaatcttaaacaattgttgaaacttttgttttaaatttctaaaactttcttttaaatatcttgtttcaaactttaaacaacttgttaaaAACTTTGATAGAGTAACTTTCTGATTCTATTGGAAATCAATTCCTATTAACAAGATATTGAAATTCTTACTTTAatttttataatgaatattGTATCTCATGTTACAGACCAAAGACGCCTTTGTTGTGTAAATGTACTTTCTTGGCGATATAAGAACTATCCAGACTGTAAACTATCTGTTCTGTGAATATACTGAACATGTGCTTATCATGtgaatgaaattacattttctgtaatagaatgatttttaaatataagtGGAACGTGATTTTTGTGTATATATTGGATGATCATGTCAGAATCTTAAAAATGTTATCCTTAATATGGGACTGCGATGTTTGTAAATAGGTGTAGATATTATATTTATGAAATAGCGTTTTGACGCATGTGCTTTGTTATGTTTGAATGTGATCGTGCTAAAACGATGAAATTACAGTTAGTCGTGTGCGTACGTATGACAAACCacaactttccttttctttattgatGTAATCGTTGGGGTTTTGAGTTTAAATTTTCATAGACgaagtcaacatttttattgaaaGGTTGAAGAAGTAAcaatattttctaaatgttgcaatTACCACTTTATTGTTCGATCGACCAAACGCTTAAAATCAGCTTTATGCAACAAGATTAGACATAACATCAACTTTGAAAAAGATTGTCACTCCTTTAACTTTTAATTTTTTAGAGTAAAGTATCATGTTCACCCTTTTTCATTGACCAACCCGTTTCCCCCGTTCATAATAAGTTCCTTATTTTCAAGATTCAGTTTTAATAAGTTCCCATTTCTAGTTAAATTACAGTTCTCAGGTACCCTCATTTGCACAGGGTCGTCTAGTTCTTCAGCCCCTCATTTTATAGCAACTTCAgtggcccgtaacacaaagctcagtaatgatcgtagaacattttctacgattgattccattgaaaACAGTGTActatcaatcatgaaaatcaagcgtacaactaattgctaacctttgtgttacgggacccagttCTTAGGGGCTGCCCACCCCTATATCCTTTTCAAATCAGAGTGCTCTCCCCTGGGGTATATATAGTGGCATATCTTTGAagggagaggagggggggggaagaaGGGCACATGTCTCGGTTTCTACCTCCAAGGGAAGGGCGGAAAGAAATTgaccctctccccccccccaaaaaaaaaaaaaagaagctatATCTTATTTTAAAAATCGGTTCAAATGTCACTCTATTTCGCTGTGTTTTGTCAATAAAGAAGGAGCTTTTGTGGATCTCCAAAGCATTCAATAATGTCTTTGTTgctgtttctttgttttccttgttttatctttaaaaaatgaaaggattCAGTTCGATTCCTCTGCGGGAGACAtggatattaataataataaatcaagtaaatggagtgttgtggcccagtggattagtctccggactttgaaacagagggtcgtgggttcaaatcccagccatggcgtagtttccttcagcaagaaatttatccacattgtgctgcactcaacccaggtgaggtgaatgggtacctggcaggaatttattccttgaaatgccccagcgctgtaaaaggctgcggggctaaagccagggtaataatatccaagtcctttggaagcgcatagagacgttatttataatgtgttatgcgttatacaagaactgtctgttattattattattataataaatcaGGTACAACATATTTAAACTCTGAAACTAGGTTTGACGATCTATTCGGAGGACGGGATCGAATTTACTGAGACTTGAAAGCAAGGTGCATTGCAAGAGTATACATTATAAGAGGAAAGGGCGCATGACAACCAACATCAATTTAATAGCTAACATGGCTACGTAGTATAGTGACGTACGTGACCCAAAACtctttttttcatacttttttctctctctcttttctacTTCTTTCCCCCAGTTATGATTCATTACAGGAAAAATCACAAGGGCGGTTGCCCCTTGCTCCCTATTGAAGAGTGCCATGTATCCATTTCTATGAAACCTAGAAAATTTTCactatttaaataaaatgtagCCCGAACAACTTTAAAAGCCTGTGAGCGGAATAAACACTAAAATGCCGAACAtgtaatttcaaatttcatttgtgGATCGACATTTTATGTGAATGTTTTGAATATGCAAAATAATCCATCACACCTTGATTTATCTTGGATGTTCAAATTATTTGCTACATGCCTCTTTATGATTTCATTCGAAAATCAATAGGCCTGAAATAATGAAGTGTGAATTAAGATAACGTGAGAAACAAACACTAAACAAAGTCGTTGAAACTAAACCCGCATCACAGAAGAAGAATTGCAATTATCGTCAATGGCCGTTTTCTGGTTTGCCTAAATttaataaaaactatttttaaaatgCCTCCTAAGGGTAAACTGCGATGAAAAATACGagtttattttgtaatttgacAATTTATGAATAGACAGTGTTCTGCAGGGCTGAATGAATAAAACTCGATTAAGTTTTTGAGCTCGGGTGACTTCCAGCAGTCCAGTGGCATGATATGATAAGGAAAAAGCAATAAGGGGTTCGAGTATTTAATGAAAGTTCGGAGGATTATGGGATTGcatgtgaaacaaataatatCAAGCTATTGATAATAGATAGCATATTTATTAATAGAATAAGGGATTTGTATCAGCTTGATTGTAATTCTCATGCTCTGAAAAAGGGAGTATTATCGCAAAATAGAGAAACTAAGTGAATCAAGATGACGAGTAACTTATTGATATGGATGTAAGGTATATTTttggtttgaaaaataaaggcatccgccccccccccccttcgcaaAAGGCCAAGTGCGCAAATTAATATCATCAGAACATGAAAAAGGCTTGACTCAGAAAATACTTCCCAAACTTCAAAGAATAACCTAAGGTTTGACATCCATCTGTGTTTCTTCGGATGCGGGTCTCCAGACAGGAACATTGATTGGCTCAAGAGCTTTATCACCTAGGATGATATCGGCTGCCTTCTCTGCAATCATGATAGTGGGAGCGTTGGTATTTCCACTGACTATACTTGGCATGATAGACGCGTCAACTACTCTTAGATTTTCCACACCAAACACTCTGGTAGAGCTGTCAACGACAGCCATTGGGTCGTCTTCAGAGCCCATCTTGCAGGTGCAACACGGATGGTAGATAGTCTCTGCTTTGGCTTGGATAAAAGCATCGAGTTCAGCATCACTCTGGGTAGACGAACCTGGTCGTAATTCTTCCCCACGGAATTCATCAAAGGCAGTCTGCGCAATGATTTTTCGAGTGATCTTAATACTTTCCCGCAGGTCCCTCCGGTCGATTTCAGTGTCTATGTAGTTGGGATCAATAAGGGGATGTTCTTTTGGGTCAGGGGAATTAAGCTTGACGAAGCCTCGACTGGTTTCCCTCAAAGTATTGACGTGAACTTGGAATGCATGACAGGTCCCAGGTGTTTGAGCATGATCATACATTATCGCCGGCACAAAGTGCATCTGGACATCAGGATGGTTTACCCCAGGGTGGCTTCTTATGAACGCGCCTGCTTCTAAATGAATTGTGGTAGCATCCCCCGTCTTGAACATGAGCCATTGGAGACCAGCTGAAATCATCGCTAGAGGCATTTTCCATTTGGGCATGTAGAGAGAAACGGGCTTCGTACAGACATAAGATATGTAAAGCTGGAGATGGTCTTGGAGATTCTGTCCTACTCCAGGAAGATGTACAACTACCGGGATACCGAGCGCTTCAAGTTCATCTGCGTCCCCCACTCCAGACAACATTAGCAACTGTGGCGAATTCACTGCTCCACCGGACAGAATCACTTCATGTGATGCTCTTGCTACTTTCTTTTTGCCATTACAGGTGAACTCTATTCCTACCGCTTTTGTCCCTTCAAAAATAACTTTCTCGCATAATGCCTGCGGTTGGATCTTCAGATTAATTCTCTTTCGGACATCCTCTGATTTAAGGTATGCATTTGATGTATTCCACCGTCTTCCCTTGTGTATGGTCGTGTCCAGGAATCCGAATCCCTCTTGCTGATAACCATTCATGTCGTGTGTGTACGGATATCCGCATTCTATACCCGCCTTAACGAAGGTTTCTAGGAGAAGGTTTTTGGATTTACCACTGGACACGTAAAGCGGACCATCCCCTCCTCTGTACTCGTTCTCGCCTTTCTCATGACACTGGGCACGTTTGAAGTATGGCAGACAATCTGCGTAAGACCACCCTATAGCGCCCTCTTTCTCCCACCTATCGTAGTCATCAGCATGGCCTCTCATATAGACCATCCCATTGATAGAGGAGGAGCCACCAAGAACCTTACCCCTTGGCCAATACATTTTCCTGTTGTTCATATTCTTTTGAGGTACTGTGTGATAATACCAGTTGTGGGTTTTGCGACCGACATCGATTATGCAGCCTGATGGCATCTGAATCGTCGGCGAGTTATCCCTTGGTCCAGCTTCAAGAAGTAGAACTTTGTTGTTAGGTTGGGCAGAGAGACGGTTGGCCAGAACACATCCTGCAGACCCTGCTCCAACAATGATATGTGTGTACTCCTCGTCATGCGATACCCCGGTCTTAGCGCTCAAAGATTTATACCGGTGAGTATTTGATGAAGCAGGGAGGAAATGTAACTTCCTCAACTTAGTGATGCCTGGAGTggaaggaggaaaagaaggGAAATATGTCTAACATAACGAGAGAGAACGAAACAAAAATCAAGTGTCCAATGTGGATAGGATTTCTCTCTAACAAGATCGGGGAAGGGTTTTTCCTTCCAGTGCTTAATCTGAACCTATAAGTAAACTCCTAAATAATATATTACTAAGAACATTAGTGACAATTGTTATGGATTTGGAAGTGCTCAATTCCTCAAAATTTCTTCAATATCTACATGATAACGGCACTccgtaggggaaggcgggttaagttgtgacattttttgcatgactatattgtagaaataagtaccttgccttttaATTTGAATCTTGGGAAatttttttcacctatataaaaaaaactttctacCCGCACACTGAAAGTCACTGTGACCTTTGGAAacaaaaaacgatgtcaaatggctcaacttgcccggCACCTG is a window of Lytechinus variegatus isolate NC3 chromosome 2, Lvar_3.0, whole genome shotgun sequence DNA encoding:
- the LOC121406930 gene encoding choline dehydrogenase, mitochondrial-like; this translates as MNMTFARVKQGITKLRKLHFLPASSNTHRYKSLSAKTGVSHDEEYTHIIVGAGSAGCVLANRLSAQPNNKVLLLEAGPRDNSPTIQMPSGCIIDVGRKTHNWYYHTVPQKNMNNRKMYWPRGKVLGGSSSINGMVYMRGHADDYDRWEKEGAIGWSYADCLPYFKRAQCHEKGENEYRGGDGPLYVSSGKSKNLLLETFVKAGIECGYPYTHDMNGYQQEGFGFLDTTIHKGRRWNTSNAYLKSEDVRKRINLKIQPQALCEKVIFEGTKAVGIEFTCNGKKKVARASHEVILSGGAVNSPQLLMLSGVGDADELEALGIPVVVHLPGVGQNLQDHLQLYISYVCTKPVSLYMPKWKMPLAMISAGLQWLMFKTGDATTIHLEAGAFIRSHPGVNHPDVQMHFVPAIMYDHAQTPGTCHAFQVHVNTLRETSRGFVKLNSPDPKEHPLIDPNYIDTEIDRRDLRESIKITRKIIAQTAFDEFRGEELRPGSSTQSDAELDAFIQAKAETIYHPCCTCKMGSEDDPMAVVDSSTRVFGVENLRVVDASIMPSIVSGNTNAPTIMIAEKAADIILGDKALEPINVPVWRPASEETQMDVKP